The DNA sequence GCAGTCATAATAAATTACCTGTCAATGGTATTAGAAAGTCTGGCTCAAGCTCTCAGGTGCCACCCTCAAAACCCATGGCCAACGGGGCTCAGAGAATGCCATCTGTGAAAGAATCCAGCCTGAAAAAGCCTGCCCATGAAAAACCAGGAAAACCTGCAGCTCTTCAACCTGGAATCAACTCCAATGCAAAGCGATCGGGCAGCAGCTTAGGAAAAGGAGGACCTGGACATCCCGGTGGCGGTTCAGGTGCAGGACCGGGACGATCAAGCAGCAATTCTGGCGTGGGACCAGGAAGGCCAGGAAGTGCTTTAAGCTCAGGACCCGGGCGActgggcagcagctcagccacgGGACCTGGGAGGCCTGGCAGCAGCTCAAGCACAGGACCTGGGCGACCGGGAGGTGGCTCAGGCGTGGGACCGGGAAGGCCAACGGGCGGCTCGAGCACGGGAGCTGGGCGCCCGGGCAGCAGCTCAGGCGTGGGACTGAAGCGCCCGGGCGGCAGCCTGGCCACTGGGCCGGGAAGGCCGGGCAGCAGCACAAACGTAGCACCGGGGCGAGcgggcagcagcctgggaacaGGACCAGGAAGGCCAGCAATCAGTCCGagcacaggagccaggcagccaggCAGCAGCTTGGGCACTGGCCCAGGAAGGCCGGGCAGCAGCACAAGCGCAGCAACTGCACGACCAGGTGGCGGcccgggcacagctgggaaacCCAAGTGTACCGTCGTGTCAGAAACCATTTCTTCTAAAAACCTCGTCACGAGACCTAGCAATGGACAGATGAATGGAATGAGACCTTTTCCAGGGCATAGACCTGTGCTGCATCCACAAGGTATGCATTCATAGAACAAAGCATTTTTTCACTGTTGTGGTTTAACTCCAATGGGCAACTAAGTAGTGTGCAGCTGCTTGCATGCCCTGTCCCCCGGTGGggagaagaaatggaaaaaacccaagtgAAACTCTgataagaacagtttaataattgaaataaaattaaatatagcagcttttaatttattttacttatttttaccTATGCTTGTAATTTTTGAAATACAGGTGGTGTGAAGTATCACATGAAAGAAAACTAAGCAGCCTTTGATGGATACCTGTATATGAACACTGTTAGAAAAGAATTGAAGGATTTGCTTCCAGCATTGCTTAATAGTTGATCTATAAAACTTTGTTGTGTCTTAAATAACAGATGCTTGAAGGGCTAGATGAAAAATCACTCACAGGTTTTACATTTCAGTGTTTTGGCAGATTTATCTTATCAGTGACAAGCTGTTCTAAAAATTTGTTTCTGATCAGGAGCAAGCAGTGTGGAGTGTAGTGAATAAGTGCCTGGGAAGCCCTGAGCAAAGAATAGATATCTGCTTTCCTCAGGATGCCATTGCTGATCCTGATAGGTAATCTCCTCTAGCACAACTCAGGAAGTGTCTTCTCTTGCTGAATTTCTAAGAAATGCTGGTTAACTTGAGGCAGAAGTTTTCCACTGTAAAGCCCAGAAAATGGCTATGCCCAAAGTATCGCAAGAAGTACTGGTAAATTAAAATTATGTTCATGTTATTAGTTAATGATTTTGTCTCCTGTCATTTAGGTCTTGGAAGACCACCTATTAGTTACAAGAGACAAatagatgatgatgatgatgatgaataTGACTCTGAAATGGATGACTTTATTGAAGATGAAGGGGAATCTCAAGAAGAAATATCAAAACATATTCGGGAAATATTTGGCTATGACCGGAAAAGGTAAGAGAAGTAACAATTTTAAGATATTGCAGAACAAGCAATAGAACAAGTAATGATTCTTCCTAAAAAGGGATATTAATTCATTACCTATTTTTTAATATGCTACAAagtgatttttcattttcaggtacaaagatgaaagtgattaTGCCTTACGTTatatggagagcagctggagagagcaaCAGAAAGAAGAAGCTAGGAGGTATGCATGGATTTGAACTTGGATACAAATTGTAAAGTTTGTTTATTGCTCAAGGGGCTCACAGGGCTAAGCTAGCAAATACACACTCTGCTTTTAACAGCAAGCCTTACAGTTTTTTATAAGAAAGCTTAAAAGACGGAATTCATACAGCCAGTGGTGGATACACTAAATAAGTTGTGTATGTCCTTATCTTTCACAAGTCTTGCTTGTTAAGAACtaataaaaaccaaaactaattaatttcaaaaaaactttttaaattatACATTTCATTTGAAATTCCAAATTCTTTAATTGGTCCCAGACATTACAATATTCTGCTAGCTTGAGGTCtggcaattttttttgtttttatctaTACATATGTGTAGGTCTATTTCTATACAAATAGAGAAAGTATGCTGACAAGCTTGTATAGTCACTGATATAAATTATGAAGGTGATATTTTCACATTGGTTTTGACCTTTGGGCCTGCAGAATTCTTATGAGATAAGCTgattctttgtttttaaaggaGTGATGGGGCAAACTTTTTGAAAACTATAAGGGTTTTCTatagaaaatgcaaatattggAATGCATGGAGTCACCAAATTCTTTGGTTCTGTATGATTATTCAGAAGGTGCCTTGAACATTAGAAACTTGCATCTTTGAAGCTATAGTCAGTGTCCTTATTCCTCCTGGCTCCTGAGGAATATCTGCAGCCTGTGGAACACTATAGTCTGTCAAGTGGAGTTAGGAGAAATGAAGGCAATTTTTAAGTGAGATTGCTGTTAACCAAACTGTTGTCATCCTGGAGTGAGGTTTTGCAGGGTTGAAAAAAGCTGCATTCATTCTATAATTAAAGAAGAACTGATATGAAATTATTCTTCAAATAGTAGTATTTTTAGCATTGCTTTTTGGGCATGTAGAAGTAAAACCTCAGGTGTCCTGAGTAGCAGTGTAAAGGATTTAATCTTGCTTGGCAGCTTGAGACTCGGTGTCCAGGAAGACTTGGAGGAGCTGAGAcgggaagaagaagagctgaaacGCAAGAGACAGTCCAAGAAGCTGAGGACGCGCTAAGTGACTCACGGTGTTGGCTTTGTTCGTGTTTCTGCTCCCCTCTGCCTCCATACATCTCTTATTCTACTTCAGTTCCCATTTGCTTGTTAGCGGGCAAAAGAATATTTAAAGGGATTAAAGTACTGAAAAGCAAGGCTTTAGCTTGACTTAAAtaagatatttatttttaatacttgcCAGGGTtgttttttaatgaagaaattAATGCACTAATGCATATTAAATGGAATAAAATTAATAGATGTTTCCATTGATTAAACCAGTTCAAGATGCCAGCAGAAATATTGACTAGCTATGCACTGACTTGGAACTGTGTGGGCCACGTACCAGTAAACCAATTTTGCATTCACTTGAAAGAAAGGAATAGCATTCTTGTTCCCTGATATTTCTTGAGACTTGGAGAGATTGCTCTGTATCCTGCCCCATCTCCCAACCTGAGCctcaaaatgttaaaatgtCATCTTCTGCACAGCAGTAGCTTGGGTGTAAATTCAACCACAGCCCACAGGTGTTTAAGGCAATAAAGTGCTGCAGATCTTTAGATTTGAGGAcccataaaaataatttgaactTCTTTATTTCTAAACAGAAAAGTGTCATTTGCAAACCATGCAGTGATGGATATAGCCAAAAGATTATGTTGGCTTTTGCTCTGTCTGGAATTCCAGTGCCAGTCTAATTCAGTATGAGAAACACACACCCTGAAAACAGAAATTTCTAGTGTTTGTATGTAACCTGTGCTTTTGAGCTCAAGCATATGCTTGGGAATTCTTCTCCTGCCCTGTAAATTTTTAGATTTGTTTAACAGCTACTGCTGCTTTACAAACTGTGTTTTTTCTTGCATTAAACATCCGAtggttaaattatttaaaatgtgaaGAAGTCATTTATCTAATTAGTTTTACTGTTCAGAAAGAATATCAGAATTAAGTTCTGTTAAAATGCGTTTGCAGCTTTTCAGTATTAACATCATATTAACTAGTTAATACTTGTGATTGATTTCAGCAAGCCAAAAACCTAAAATAATATGTATAGCAGGAGCCTTAGTTCAGTTACTTACCTTAATGCCCATATTTGCACATTATTTTTAACTATGCATTTAAAGACTGTTTGTTTCAGTCACTGAATTTGTTTACAATTAGCACAGGGTTCATTAAGTTGACAGAAGTTGCACTGAGACCTGAGGGTCAAATCTGGTGTTGCCTCCACTTGGGTTTCCCCAGGTTGCCCTTCAAAGCTCACCAGTGTCACTACTCAGCTTTGCCTCAAGCTCCAGGACTCCATTGGTAGCAGCTGCattcagctgcttcaggccatTATGTTTTAATGCTGGAAATAGGTTAAGAAGTAGAAAAAGGGTTTTGGGCATTGGTCggggtggggaaaaaagaaaaattaccttGTGGAGAAACAACAAAGGAACCTTTTTCTCTTGGGGCTATTCTTAACAGTGCTGCTTCTAGGAAGCAGTTCAGATAGCAACCTTTAAGGAACAGTCTTGGAAGCTGCTGAAGTTTAAACATCTGATTCTTAATGTAAGAAAAAACAGCTTTGCCTTTTTAAGATGTTTTCTGTCAATGGTGTACCATTTCACTGCCTCAGCAAAATACTGATGTAAGTTACTGGTATAGGTTCTCTAGACTATCTCAGTATTGGCTAATATGGAGCCCAGGTGAGGATACCATTGTTGCTCTAACTTTCTCTATTAACTAACAAAAACTGTTTCTCAGTGTATGCACTTGAGACCATGCAAGATAGTGTAGCCTCACTGTCTAGAAGTGTGTTGTATTCTCTGCTGCATTGGGACCATCTCAAATTTCCTGTTGGAGATTTCCTGGCTTCTAGAATTACCCATTCAGGACAATGGGCTTTGGGACCATGATCAAGTTCTGGGTTTGtacttttttattctttttagctGGAGAAAGACTCGAGGTCCATCAACCCAGACAGCTATATCATCTGTGAGCAACTTCCTACCTGGCTGGGGAGAAAAAAGTCTCTTATGAAGCAAAAGAAATATATTAAGTTGAAATTGGTTCAGTTGGGAAAGAAATCCGCATTTCAGACAAATACAGGTTAAGTAAAACCTTATTATTTCACCAGTTTCTGATTATTTAACCATGCAAGATCAGTTAAACTTGTTAATCTGTAAAGCACTTTGTCATGTAGATGGTGACTGGAATGTACTCTGCTAGCCTCCCTAAGACACTGCATAACTTTCTTCACACAGTGATCATTGCTTCAGTTTTGTCTATTCCATTTGAAAAATTATTCAAGGACACGTTTGTAATTTTACAGTCAAGAAGTACTTTCTCATAATTGGCATGGGATGCTGATGGGTTTCCTATTTTGTACAAATGTTTGGCTTTTAATGTGCTTGCATATTTGTTGCATATTTGTATGTCAGCTAGGAAGGAACTAAACTAGTTTTTTAATTCCTGACCTTGTATCCAAAAACCTGTTTACTGTTTGCCAGATTAATAGTATTTATCTAATGACAGTATTTCAGTACTTCCAAAGTGCATCTGAATttgagatgaagaaaaaaactgGACGAATGCTTACATTGGTTTATCAGGATTGGATGTTCAGCTAATGATTTAATTGTATTTAAGGAAATTGTGGTTTGGTTTTAGATTTTTAATTCACCGTTTGACAATGTGCCTTTTTACTAAATTGTGTCAAAAAATAATGAATGTAGGAGGATAAAAAGGTTGGTTTCTGCTATCTCAGATTCTATATCCTTAAACTTGAGAGTGTGAAATGACGTACTTTTCATAAAACCCTTCCAGGTCTGGCTTTGATTGCACAATTAAGGTAGCTACTTCTTTACTGCTAATGCTAAATCAAATGAAGGGCACTTTCTATTGATGACTACTTTTTGAAAATGTCTTGTATTTACACTTGAGCTGTATTTCACTTTACAGCGATGTCTTTTGGAGGCCAGGGTTTTGCATATCACAGGAAGCCTTAGTGTGCAACTCTGTGctgtgctttaaaataaaaat is a window from the Zonotrichia albicollis isolate bZonAlb1 chromosome 6, bZonAlb1.hap1, whole genome shotgun sequence genome containing:
- the SPTY2D1 gene encoding protein SPT2 homolog, which encodes MDFHNILVMASEQQGLNAVPKRYSLAVGPPKKVPKVKGVESAAVQAFLRRQEEEKRKKALEERRKKEQLLARRIELKHDRKARAMASRTKDNFYGYNGVPVEEKSKKRKACENVAQAPEAEYATEDETEQLEYSQTESEHEQEEYEEKPSKAAVKPKAPPKNAPAPLNFAELLRLAEKKQYEPVEIKRVKKVEERPRTAEELREKEFLGRKNKKVEMHKKSEKEIKPTGISSSSKKLSSQKASVNTKLNKSSIDKHSTSKSSLSLSMGSIDKKSKAPALTEKHPRSSSSSRLDQMEKTSQNGSLKSSTGSSHNKLPVNGIRKSGSSSQVPPSKPMANGAQRMPSVKESSLKKPAHEKPGKPAALQPGINSNAKRSGSSLGKGGPGHPGGGSGAGPGRSSSNSGVGPGRPGSALSSGPGRLGSSSATGPGRPGSSSSTGPGRPGGGSGVGPGRPTGGSSTGAGRPGSSSGVGLKRPGGSLATGPGRPGSSTNVAPGRAGSSLGTGPGRPAISPSTGARQPGSSLGTGPGRPGSSTSAATARPGGGPGTAGKPKCTVVSETISSKNLVTRPSNGQMNGMRPFPGHRPVLHPQGLGRPPISYKRQIDDDDDDEYDSEMDDFIEDEGESQEEISKHIREIFGYDRKRYKDESDYALRYMESSWREQQKEEARSLRLGVQEDLEELRREEEELKRKRQSKKLRTR